The region ATGTATCTTTTATCTCAATTGAATTTATCTCGGTAACCTCCGCTCCAAGTTCTATTAATTTTTCTCTTATTTCTTTACTCTGTTGTTTAGATCTTGTTATACATATATTCCTTCCGAAAAGTGGCTCTTTTTCGTACCAATCCAGCTTTTCGTTGAAATTAATAACATCTCCAACTACTATTATACACGGTGATCCTATATTTTCACTATCACACTTAGTTTTTATGTTATCAAGATTTCCTACAACCTTTTTCTGAGCACTTGTGGTTCCACGCATAACCACCGCACAAGGAGTTTTTGAATTCATACCGTTCTCCATCAATTTTTTTGTTATACTGTCTAGCTGTCTGTAACCCATTAAAAATATCAGAGTACCATTAATAGAAGCTGCTGCTTTAAAATTTATATTGGAATCATCTGCTGTTTTAGCTGTAAATACGTGAAAGCTTCGTGCTACTTTTCTATGTGTTACAGGTATCCCTGCATAGTTTAAAGCAGCAACAGGAGATGTAACACCTGATATAACTTCAAACTCAATATTTTCTTTTAAAAGAGCTAAAGCTTCCTCTCCACCTCTTCCAAATATATAAGGATCCCCTCCCTTTATTCTTCCAACAGTATGTCCTTCTTTTGCTAATTCAACTATCATACTATTTATCTCATCCTGGGTTTTATAATGACATCCAGGCTCTTTTCCACAGTAATAAATCTTACAATCATCCTTTAAATATTTAAGTATTCCTTGTCCAACTAGCCTGTCATATAGCACTGCTGTACATTCTTTCATTTTTCTCAGTGCCTTTAAAGTTACAAGCTCTTCATCGCCAGGTCCTGCCCCTATTATATATACTTTACCAACTGTATTCATAGTTACGCCTCCAAAATCTTTCGTGCAAGCTTTTCTCCAAGCCCAACGTAATCTTCTGCAGTACCTTCTATATCCTTTTTTATATTTTTTCCATCTAACTGATAAAAACCTATTACATGCATAGTATTTTTATCTAATTCTGCATATGCTCCAATAGTTGAGTGACAATCTCCATTTAAGGTACGCATAAAGCTTCTCTCTGCCTCTACACACATCCTATTTTGAGTAACATCAAGGCTCTTAAATATTTCCGCATTTGTACTTCCTTTTTTTATCTCCACTCCTAAAGCACCCTGTCCAACTGCTGGAACCATTTCCTCTACAGAAAAGTAGTCTGTGACTTGGCTTCCCATATTAAGCCTTTTGAGCCCAGCTGAAGCAAGTATTATTCCGTCAAGCTCCTGTTCTTCCATCTTTCTCATCCTTGTTTCAACATTGCCTCTTATAGGTACAATCTTTATATCATCTCTAAGCATTTTAAGTTGAGCTGCTCTTCTATTACTGCTGGTACCAATAACTGCTCCCTTTTTTAATTCCTTAAAATGAGTTCCTTCTCGTGATACAAAAGCATCCCTAACATCGTCCTTCAGTGTAACTGCTGATATTTCAAACATTGGAGGGATTTCAAAAGGAACATCCTTCATACTATGGACTGCCGCATCAACTTTATCTGATAAAAGAATTTTTTCTATATCCTTTATAAAAAGTCCCTTTCCTCCTATATCTGCTAAAGATTTATTTAATATTTTATCGCCGAGGGTTTCCATTAATAACTTTTCACATGACACACCATACTTATTTTTTACAAGCTTCATAATAAGCTCTGTCTGTACCTGTGCAAGTTTACTTTTCCTTGTTGCTATTACAAGTTTCATTATATATGTCACATCCCTTATAAAATAATTGGAGTACGAGTTTTTCCTTCTTTTTGTTATAGAAAAAATAAAAATCATCAGAACAGATAAAATTCATAACTTCTTTTCGCATACTTCTCTTGAGTTTATTTCTCATATCTATTGTGTAATTTGCAAATTTCTCATAATCACTTAAAAAATCAAATGCTTTGCTTCCAATATATTTTGAGGTTTTAGGACTTTTGCCCTTAAATTTAAGTGAAAAAGAGAAGTAATCTGAATCCTTTTGATAAGGTACTATATATAGTCCTTCTTCCGGATTTCCACAGTCCACATATAACTTATTAATCCTATCACAATCTCTTCTTATGTTTTCATTTAACTTCTCATCATCAGTGGCTATTATCACTAAATGATTTTTATCTATATATTCTCTTATATATTCACCTTTTATAAATTTAATACACGGATGATCATAAAATTTTTCAAAATCCTTTATAAACTCTTTTGACACCACGGTTACCAAGCAGCCTCTTTTAGCAAAGTTTTTTGCCTTTATAAATGCAGCATTTCCTCCACCTATTATTAGAAGCTTTATTTTACTAGATGTAAGACATATAAAAGAATTTTCTATTGTATCTCCCAAAATATCCTTCTTATTATCTTGAGACAAGCTTCGCCACACCCTTTCAGCTGTTCTTCCTTAAGTACCTCAATGGCTCTATTTGTATAGGCATCTGATGTACTTTTTATTAATGTATGTGCTAATTTTTCATTATCCTTAGTGTTTTTCTTATGTTTAAAGGTTTCATATCTCTTCTCGTATACATTTTTGCCATGCTCTTTAATTCTTATAATATCATGAACTACATCTTGAACTTTTCTCCAATCATGAAATTCTTCAATGTATTTCTTCATTATATAATCATTTTGCTCCATTACATCTTTTCTTTTTTGCTTATTTTTACTATCTATATCACTTATCTCATCTATATCATATACTTTCACATTTTTAAGCTTATAAACATCCTCTTCAACATCCCTAGGTACTGCCAAATCAAATATTTCAAAATCTTTATTAGGAAGTTCTTTTTTCCATACAACGGTATGTGGTGCTGATGTACATGAAATAATGCAATCTACATATTTATAATAATTTTTTCTTTCAGCAAATGAAATAACTTTTACTCTCTCATCTTCTATATTAACAGCAGACTTATTTCTAACAACAATGTATAGAGTATCAAACTCTCCTGACAAAATGTACTTACTAACTAAAGTTCCTACATTTCCGAAGCCAAGCAGCATAAATCTTTTAATCTTCTTTTCCCTTGCCGTATTAACAGCTATAGATGCAGACGAAACGGGTATACTATTAAGCTTAGAAATGTTTCTAAACTCTTTGCCACAGGTAACTGCTAGTCCAAAAAGTTTTTTTAGTTCATCCTTCACGGTCTTATTTTTTAACGCAGTACCATATGCATCTTTAACTTGTCCTAATATTTGATCCTCTCCTAATATAAGAGAATCGAAGCCACAAACTACTTTCATTAAATGATCTATAGCCGTTTCTTCCTTATAATAAAAGAAGTCTTCTAAGAATTCCTTATTCCAATTAAGCTTATCAAAAATTTCATTTATGATTTCTTCATTACATTTATCACTATTAAAGTATATTTCAGTTCTATTACATGTACTTAATATAATAACTTCCCTACATATCTCACTTAAAAGCAAATTCTTTTCTCCAATACGCTTTTGTATTATGGAGAATTTTTCCCTCACTTCAACTTTTAAATCCTTTTTTAATCCTAAAAGTTGTATCATAAATACCCGCGATTTTTTGTAATTTCCATAAGATTATATCGAAATTATTTAAATTAAAAGCGGTTCCCTCCTCATTATTGATATATTTAATTATAATATACTAAACCTACGTACATTATATACTTTAAAGTATTATTAAACAATGACCACATCCTAAATTAGCTATGTTTTAGATAAGCGTTTTTTCTTCACTTATTTAAAACATAGCTTTCATTAATTGCACAAATTTTTATGAAATTCTTTTAAAATATGCCGGTCACTAAATTAAGTATTTATTTATAATTTTATCTACATCATTTTTATTTTCTTTAATATAAGTGTAGAATTCTTTTCCACTTTCATAAACATTTAAGGCTAATTCATATAAAAATTCTGGAACTTTTTCTCTCAAAACATCTCCATAATAATCTCCAAGCCTTGTATCATCACTTTGAAGTATACCACCTACATGCAATTCAAATGCATCTTTAGCTTCATTTTCTACTCTCTTTCTTTTGCCGCAAAAGCCTATGCCACTTGCCTCATGTACACTGCATGAATTTGGACAACCAGATATATGAATAGATGGCAAAACATCATGGTTAAAATTCATTTTCTTAAAATAATCTAATATACCTTTTAAAGTATCCTGGCTATTTAAAATACCAATCTGACACGTAGGAACCCCTATACAAGAAGTTGAATATTCAAGCCTCATCGTTCCTCCTATGTGCTCAGTTTCTTTTAATAATTTTTCTGCCTCACTACCATTTAAATTTCTTATATAAAAACCTTCAGACATAGAAAGTCTTATTTCCGCATCCTCTATTTTTTCAGTTTCATTTATAATGTTTTCTAAATCCTTAAGCATAAGTTGTCCGCCAACTGGATGAACATATACGCTATACAAACCCTCTTGCTTCTGGCTAACAATTCTACTGCTCTTAATAGAAGTACTCTCACCCTTTTTACTGCATGAAACCTCGTCTATTTCCAAATCAAGTTTTTCTGTTTGCTTTACCTCTAATAAATACTTATTATAACACTTTATAAATTCTTCTTTTCCCATTCTTTCAGCTATATATCTTATTCGAGCCTTTGCCTTATTTTTATAATCTCCTTCATTTATGAAAAGTTTAGTCATAGCTTCAACATAATATAAAACTTCATTTGGATTTATAAGCTCCGGATATTTAATTGCAACTTTAGGATTTCTTCCAAGTCCTCCACCTATGTACACTCTAAAATATTTCTTTCCATTTTCCTTAACAGCTAAAAATCCCAAATCAGAAATTGTTGCATGTCCTAAATCCTCACTGCTGCTTGAGAATGCTACTTTTATTTTTCTTGGCAGTTTGTAAGTATATATTTTATTCAAAAAATGTTTTCCAACAGCTAAAGCATATAAAGATACATCAAAGGCTTCTTTTTTATCTACACCTGATAATGGAGACATTGCAACATTTCTTGGAAAGTTTCCACCTCCACCTCTCGTGTAAAGACCATTTCTTATACCTTCTTCCATCATATCACAGACTGCATCAATTGAAACGCCATGAAGCTGAATATCCTGACGTGTTGTAAGATGTATACACTTAAGGTCATATCTCTTTGCAAAATTGCAGATAAGTTTAAGATCCTTAATTGAAGTTATTCCAGATGGTATTTTAAAACGTATTGCAAAATCTTTTCCGTTCCTGTGAGCATATACACCCATACCTCCTGAAATACCTTTAAACTCCATCCTGGTTATTTTTCCATCTAAAAAATCATGTCCACTTTCTCTAAATCCGCTGATTTCATTTATTAAAATTTTATTTAATTCTTCCATATATTTTCACTCCCGCTTTTGTTTATACATTGAATTAATATTTTATCTATAGTATACTTTGTTTTAACCAATAAGTATAATATACATTCTTTATTATACCTATTACTATTACTTATAGGTGGTGAACATTTTGATAGAAGAATTAAAAACCTTTATTGCTGTAGTAGAAAAGAATAGTTTTACTAAAGCTGCAAATTCGGTAAAACTCTCACAACCTGGAGTAAGCCTTCACATATCTAATTTAGAGAAATACTTTGGAACACAATTAGTTGAACGTTCCAATAAACAAAGGACCATACGCATAACAAACACAGGTCATATACTTTATAAATCTTCTAAGCAAATTTTATCAATTCTAGATGAAACAAAAGAGGAAATAGATAATTACAATTCTCTGCCCTGTGGTACATTAAAGATAGGTGCAAGCATGACTATAGGTGAATTTATTCTCCCTAAAGTACTTGGAGACTTTATTAAAGAATTTCCCAATATTAAAATAGATGTGACTATTGAAAATACCAGGCATATATACGAAAAATTTAAAAACTACAATATTGACTTAGCCTTAGTTGAAGGCACCGTACCAATAGAAAATTATACTATAAAAAACTTCTATAAAGATCAAATGATAATAGTTTCACCTTTTTCTTTTCAGTATAATAAAAATGTAAATTTAAAAAAGTTCTTATCAAATCAGACCTGGATACATAGGGAAGAAGGTTCTGGAACAGGAGAAAATTTGAATACTTTTTTAAGTACTGAAAACATATATCCCAAAAATATTATAATTTTAGGTAGTAATTATGCAATAAAAGAAGCCGTAAAAAATGGTTTAGGAATCACTTTTATTTCGTCTCTTGTAGTTAATGATGCTATTAAAAACAAAGAATTAAAAGTAATTCCAACAAAAACTAAATATTATAGATACTTTTCTTATTTATGTCATGAAAAAAACCTTTCAAAACTAACTAACCTATTTATAAAAAAATTAAATAGCTTATAGCTTTTTCATAGCTTTTACTACAAGCGCCAAAATTCCAGATGTTATAAGTGGTCCAACTGGAACTCCACCTAAAAATGCTGCCGCTGCAACGGAACCTAAAATAAGTGCTGGCATTACATCTCCATGTCCCTGCACTGTAAGATATTTAAGTCCTACTCCACTTAAATAAGTTGTTAAAAACGATAGCGCAAAAGCTGTTATTCCAATAAACGAAGTTAAATTAGTTTTTATATCATTAACTTTTATGCTTCCCTTAGCTATTGGCACAAGTATTGCTGCAATAAGCAGTACTAATCCCCAAAAAACACCCTTATCCTTTAGAATAGGGAAAACATATTTATCTAAATCAAGAAGTCTTATAATAAGTAGAAAAGCCACTGATACCGATACTGATGCTGCCTTTCCTATTATTGATAAACCAAGTATTACAACAAGAATTATATTTGCCTCCAAATTTTATCATTCCATAATAAAGGATTACCTTAATTAGTATGCAGTTTTTTTGTGACATATTCACAGATTATGCACAAATTCTTGTGTATTACACGAGTTATCCACATTATCCACAGGATGCTGTCAATAACTATTTTTATTTAAAAATATTTTCTTATAAAAAAATTGTAGAAGATCAAAATCTTCTACAATTTTATTAGATACTTATAAAATTATTTCAATCAGACATTTATTTAAAAAATCATCTAAATTGAAATGCCCCAATATTTTTACTATATAATGCTGTCAAGGCCCCTACTTGAACTGCCTATATACTATTCGTTTGCTGGATTTTCATCTATCCAACTCATCATACTTCTAAGTTGCTTACCAACTTTTTCGATTTCTCTATCTGCTTCCATTCTTCTCATAGCAAGGAAGTTTGGTCTACCTACTTGGTTCTCAAGTAACCAGTTCTTAGCAAATGTTCCGTCTTGGATCTCAGTAAGAACTTTCTTCATTTCTGCTTTTACATCATCAGTTATTAATCTCTTTCCTACAACGTAATCTCCATATTCAGCAGTATCACTGATTGAATATCTCATTCTAGCCATGCCGCCTTCATTCATTAAGTCAACTATCATTTTCATTTCATGGAAACACTCAAAATAAGCATTTTCAGCAGAATATCCAGCTTCTCTTAATGTATCATAGCCTGCATTGATAAGTGCACATATTCCTCCACAAAGTACTGCTTGTTCACCAAATAAGTCTGTTTCAGTTTCGATTTTGAAGGTAGTGTTCATAACTCCACCTCTAGTTCCACCGATTCCTTTACCATAAGCTAAAGCAATTTCTTTGCCTTTTCCGCTGTAGTCTTGGTATACTGCATAAAGACAAGGAACTCCGGCACCTTCTGTATATTGTCTTCTTACTATGTGTCCTGGTCCTTTTGGTGCAATCATAAGTACATCTACATTCTTAGGTGGTACTATTTGATTGTAGTGGATGTTAAAACCGTGGGCGAAGAATAATGCATCTCCTTCTTTTAAGTTATCTTTTATACTTTCTTCATAGATCTTTTTCTGTTTTTCATCTGGTAAAAGTACAGCTATAACTTGTGCCTGTTTAACAGCATCAGCTACTTCATATACTTCAAATCCATAATCCTCTGCAACTTT is a window of Clostridium pasteurianum DNA encoding:
- the cobA gene encoding uroporphyrinogen-III C-methyltransferase, translating into MNTVGKVYIIGAGPGDEELVTLKALRKMKECTAVLYDRLVGQGILKYLKDDCKIYYCGKEPGCHYKTQDEINSMIVELAKEGHTVGRIKGGDPYIFGRGGEEALALLKENIEFEVISGVTSPVAALNYAGIPVTHRKVARSFHVFTAKTADDSNINFKAAASINGTLIFLMGYRQLDSITKKLMENGMNSKTPCAVVMRGTTSAQKKVVGNLDNIKTKCDSENIGSPCIIVVGDVINFNEKLDWYEKEPLFGRNICITRSKQQSKEIREKLIELGAEVTEINSIEIKDTSQNLSAYVERLKGYDYIFLTSVNAVEIFFNYLALNDYDVRKIKAKFVVIGEGTKNALKRHGIIAEITAKKSNGEGLFLAIKDYVNKDDKIFIPRSKNSRQYVKTQLLEMGCSVDECFIYETVTGKILDKKVFDRVDTVIFTSPSTVRNMITLVGEDKIRSKRVISIGPITGKELDKIKAQYSVCSKCNTDGMIKECLNYEK
- the hemC gene encoding hydroxymethylbilane synthase, with translation MKLVIATRKSKLAQVQTELIMKLVKNKYGVSCEKLLMETLGDKILNKSLADIGGKGLFIKDIEKILLSDKVDAAVHSMKDVPFEIPPMFEISAVTLKDDVRDAFVSREGTHFKELKKGAVIGTSSNRRAAQLKMLRDDIKIVPIRGNVETRMRKMEEQELDGIILASAGLKRLNMGSQVTDYFSVEEMVPAVGQGALGVEIKKGSTNAEIFKSLDVTQNRMCVEAERSFMRTLNGDCHSTIGAYAELDKNTMHVIGFYQLDGKNIKKDIEGTAEDYVGLGEKLARKILEA
- a CDS encoding NAD(P)-dependent oxidoreductase codes for the protein MGDTIENSFICLTSSKIKLLIIGGGNAAFIKAKNFAKRGCLVTVVSKEFIKDFEKFYDHPCIKFIKGEYIREYIDKNHLVIIATDDEKLNENIRRDCDRINKLYVDCGNPEEGLYIVPYQKDSDYFSFSLKFKGKSPKTSKYIGSKAFDFLSDYEKFANYTIDMRNKLKRSMRKEVMNFICSDDFYFFYNKKKEKLVLQLFYKGCDIYNETCNSNKEK
- the hemA gene encoding glutamyl-tRNA reductase; translated protein: MIQLLGLKKDLKVEVREKFSIIQKRIGEKNLLLSEICREVIILSTCNRTEIYFNSDKCNEEIINEIFDKLNWNKEFLEDFFYYKEETAIDHLMKVVCGFDSLILGEDQILGQVKDAYGTALKNKTVKDELKKLFGLAVTCGKEFRNISKLNSIPVSSASIAVNTAREKKIKRFMLLGFGNVGTLVSKYILSGEFDTLYIVVRNKSAVNIEDERVKVISFAERKNYYKYVDCIISCTSAPHTVVWKKELPNKDFEIFDLAVPRDVEEDVYKLKNVKVYDIDEISDIDSKNKQKRKDVMEQNDYIMKKYIEEFHDWRKVQDVVHDIIRIKEHGKNVYEKRYETFKHKKNTKDNEKLAHTLIKSTSDAYTNRAIEVLKEEQLKGCGEACLKIIRRIFWEIQ
- a CDS encoding nitrite/sulfite reductase, encoding MEELNKILINEISGFRESGHDFLDGKITRMEFKGISGGMGVYAHRNGKDFAIRFKIPSGITSIKDLKLICNFAKRYDLKCIHLTTRQDIQLHGVSIDAVCDMMEEGIRNGLYTRGGGGNFPRNVAMSPLSGVDKKEAFDVSLYALAVGKHFLNKIYTYKLPRKIKVAFSSSSEDLGHATISDLGFLAVKENGKKYFRVYIGGGLGRNPKVAIKYPELINPNEVLYYVEAMTKLFINEGDYKNKAKARIRYIAERMGKEEFIKCYNKYLLEVKQTEKLDLEIDEVSCSKKGESTSIKSSRIVSQKQEGLYSVYVHPVGGQLMLKDLENIINETEKIEDAEIRLSMSEGFYIRNLNGSEAEKLLKETEHIGGTMRLEYSTSCIGVPTCQIGILNSQDTLKGILDYFKKMNFNHDVLPSIHISGCPNSCSVHEASGIGFCGKRKRVENEAKDAFELHVGGILQSDDTRLGDYYGDVLREKVPEFLYELALNVYESGKEFYTYIKENKNDVDKIINKYLI
- a CDS encoding LysR substrate-binding domain-containing protein — protein: MIEELKTFIAVVEKNSFTKAANSVKLSQPGVSLHISNLEKYFGTQLVERSNKQRTIRITNTGHILYKSSKQILSILDETKEEIDNYNSLPCGTLKIGASMTIGEFILPKVLGDFIKEFPNIKIDVTIENTRHIYEKFKNYNIDLALVEGTVPIENYTIKNFYKDQMIIVSPFSFQYNKNVNLKKFLSNQTWIHREEGSGTGENLNTFLSTENIYPKNIIILGSNYAIKEAVKNGLGITFISSLVVNDAIKNKELKVIPTKTKYYRYFSYLCHEKNLSKLTNLFIKKLNSL
- a CDS encoding DUF441 domain-containing protein, which encodes MEANIILVVILGLSIIGKAASVSVSVAFLLIIRLLDLDKYVFPILKDKGVFWGLVLLIAAILVPIAKGSIKVNDIKTNLTSFIGITAFALSFLTTYLSGVGLKYLTVQGHGDVMPALILGSVAAAAFLGGVPVGPLITSGILALVVKAMKKL
- the ilvC gene encoding ketol-acid reductoisomerase, encoding MEELGELKVYYDQDADLNYLKDKKIAVLGFGSQGHSQALNLKDSGLNVIIGLYKGSKSWKVAEDYGFEVYEVADAVKQAQVIAVLLPDEKQKKIYEESIKDNLKEGDALFFAHGFNIHYNQIVPPKNVDVLMIAPKGPGHIVRRQYTEGAGVPCLYAVYQDYSGKGKEIALAYGKGIGGTRGGVMNTTFKIETETDLFGEQAVLCGGICALINAGYDTLREAGYSAENAYFECFHEMKMIVDLMNEGGMARMRYSISDTAEYGDYVVGKRLITDDVKAEMKKVLTEIQDGTFAKNWLLENQVGRPNFLAMRRMEADREIEKVGKQLRSMMSWIDENPANE